Proteins found in one Salminus brasiliensis chromosome 13, fSalBra1.hap2, whole genome shotgun sequence genomic segment:
- the znf296 gene encoding zinc finger protein 296: MSRRKLGSRPQHLSVIQDDPEASVTPSSPPSLDQVLPPATGGSDLLTCGQCGQAFPLAHILTFIQHKQGGCSSIRAGATSHTPQSPANHALRRGPGVQVEVGYVELRKVTDRRWETEPGVKAEANQADEPSSFTCLVCECVLPTAWTLLQHAQHAHSLNLYQVDGNHMPEMSKPAATMDPRHLGATLASAFHSTSKRLPRPPQPPRPQQPSAPSPAGRDLQGLNFSLCLQRLAEVSCGNGGVVPSPSPSPPAASPFPHSTPSLLGAFSCEVCGQSFQSLRSLSAHRRTHACERPYHCGMCQLTFAQSGELARHMRSHRRAASAQEVTADELGNVQTSLSQQVAGDGSSASLGSHRADLDLSKHSAASPGLMLLSSQSGATGHSLLRFYQPQVEAGQEEEAHGEPQQPSPYSSPSEGSIESGETGGSGESGIASGNCTPKRPERENEREAEVESVDMVQEWQQDNDRRPAGNGGGRKKREEACEFCGKRFRNSSNLTVHRRSHTGERPYRCGLCSYACAQSSKLTRHMKTHGARGSRAPFQCQLCSVPFTVYATLEKHLKKAHGVSQAAAGVYNHSPPVSYTSLSVKLEDDPTSNHSDAPAHTLAEGTVDMYESLKEEDSEMRVSSVDRAASPSHEDSSGKVSLSLAPNTA; this comes from the exons ATGTCCAGGCGCAAACTCGGCAGCAGACCACAACACCTGAGCGTCATCCAAG ATGACCCAGAGGCCAGCGTGACCCCCAGCTCCCCCCCTTCTCTTGACCAAGTACTTCCGCCCGCGACCGGAGGTAGCGACCTCTTGACCTGCGGCCAGTGTGGCCAGGCTTTCCCCCTAGCCCACATTCTCACCTTCATCCAGCACAAGCAGGGAGGATGCAGCAGCATCAGGGCAGGAGCGACGAGCCACACCCCTCAGTCTCCAGCCAATCATGCACTCCGGCGCGGCCCAGGTGTGCAGGTGGAGGTGGGCTACGTGGAGCTGAGGAAGGTGACGGACAGGCGGTGGGAGACTGAGCCAGGTGTGAAGGCGGAGGCTAATCAAGCAG aTGAGCCATCCAGTTTCACCTgcctggtgtgtgagtgtgtgttgccCACCGCATGGACTCTCCTCCAGCATGCCCAGCACGCCCACTCCCTGAACCTCTATCAAGTGGATGGAAATCATATGCCCGAGATGTCAAAGCCAGCAGCCACGATGGATCCTCGTCACCTGGGCGCCACTCTGGCCTCTGCCTTCCACTCCACCTCAAAACGCTTACCTCGACCCCCTCAGCCACCCCGCCCCCAGCAACCCTCTGCACCTTCTCCGGCAGGGCGGGACCTGCAGGGTCTGAACTTTTCCCTGTGTCTGCAGCGGCTGGCAGAGGTCAGCTGTGGTAATGGAGGGGTCGTTCCCTCCCCGTCGCCATCTCCACCTGCGGCTTCACCTTTCCCCCATTCCACACCCTCTCTCCTGGGGGCCTTCTCATGTGAGGTTTGCGGCCAAAGCTTCCAGTCTCTTCGCAGCCTGTCCGCTCACCGTCGCACACATGCCTGCGAGAGGCCCTACCACTGCGGCATGTGTCAGCTCACCTTCGCCCAGAGTGGCGAACTTGCGCGCCACATGAGGAGCCACCGGCGTGCCGCCTCTGCACAGGAGGTCACTGCAGATGAGCTTGGAAACGTGCAGACATCGTTGTCTCAGCAGGTAGCTGGGGACGGTTCCTCTGCAAGTTTGGGGAGTCACAGGGCTGACCTTGATCTCAGCAAGCATTCTGCTGCAAGTCCAGGCTTGATGCTGCTGTCTTCACAGTCTGGAGCCACAGGCCACAGCCTGCTGAGGTTCTACCAGCCACAGGTGGAAGCTGGTCAGGAAGAGGAAGCGCATGGAGAGCCGCAGCAGCCTTCGCCTTATTCTAGTCCATCAGAGGGCTCCATTGAAAGTGGAGAGACTGGCGGCAGCGGAGAAAGCGGCATCGCCAGCGGAAACTGCACCCCAAAGCGTCCAGAacgagagaatgaaagagaagcTGAGGTGGAAAGTGTGGACATGGTCCAGGAGTGGCAGCAGGACAACGACAGGAGGCCAGCCGGCAATGGAGGAGGcaggaagaagagagaagaagcttGCGAGTTCTGTGGCAAGAGGTTTCGCAACAGCAGCAACCTAACTGTGCACCGGCGGAGCCACACCGGAGAGAGGCCTTACCGCTGCGGGCTGTGCAGCTACGCCTGCGCCCAGAGCAGCAAGCTCACCCGCCACATGAAAACGCATGGCGCCCGAGGCTCCAGAGCGCCGTTCCAATGCCAGCTGTGCTCCGTGCCCTTCACAGTGTACGCCACACTGGAGAAGCACTTGAAGAAAGCGCACGGAGTCAGCCAGGCCGCTGCCGGAGTTTACAACCACAGTCCTCCAGTTAGCTACACGAGCCTGTCCGTCAAACTGGAGGACGATCCAACCAGCAATCACTCGGATGCTCCAGCCCATACCCTCGCAGAAGGCACAGTGGACATGTATGAAAGTCTAAAGGAGGAAGACTCCGAAATGAGGGTCAGCAGTGTCGACCGTGCGGCATCGCCCTCTCACGAGGACTCCAGTGGTAAGGTCAGTTTGAGCCTCGCTCCAAACACTGCCTGA